The Microcebus murinus isolate Inina chromosome 23, M.murinus_Inina_mat1.0, whole genome shotgun sequence genome includes the window CATTTCATTTAGAGCTTGTTTTCTTAATCTGTTAAATTATGTATGGCTATCTATATGCCACTACTGAGAGCTTAAAAGTTAAATACTatgacttaaattttttaattcaagtttcttttaacttttttaaatcttgtttgaCTAGTAATTCCCTCTCTCCTTTAACTTGGACCGAAGTCTTTAAATTAAGCCAGAAATGTGAATGCAcacaaatacaagaaaaaatgtgtgagaattcattttataatagtaatatcAGGGATATCTTTCTAAGCatgacacaaaattaaaaattttttttttaaaaaaactgataaattcggttaaaggaaggagggaaagaaggataGACAAAgggaagaatggagggagagaagaagagaacaaaggaaggaaatgtcTGATATCTGGCAAAAGTCACCaggagtaaaattttaaaaacatttaacaaattgGGGTAAAACATTTGTAACTCAATTGACAAAGGGTTAATTTCCTTAATACATATTAAGAaattctacaaatcaataagaaaaaaaaaaaacaaccaaattgAACAATAGGCAAAAGATAGGAAAGACTGTTCACTGTGGTTGGGGTGTGCagctgtggggggggggagctgaGAAAAAGACACATAAAGTTAAACTATAGCATTATTTTTGCACAGACttggtaaaagtaaaaaaagtttaataacaTTTTTGGCACCCTCATGCATTGCTGATAGGAGTGTAAAGTGGTACAATCTACATTTgtagaaaacaggagaaaaaaagattctcttttctaagtatataagcacacacacatgcatatttcatatatacataaactATATCTAAAAGACGAAtactatataagaaaataaaaaactttgattgcctaaatataatataaatttataataaagttatattgaatttacatattatatataatataaataaaattattaggcaatatggagaagaaagaggataCACTCACATATAGAATACAATATTAAAGGTATGGATATGGCTAAGTTTTAGTAAGGGATATACAGCTTAATAATGTATGCTTTCAAGAATTTAAGACCTTCTTCCAAGCACTGTTGTTAGTTATCAGGTCAACTGAATATCAGAATTCCAGTTGGATCATCCTttatttaattagcatttcttaAATCTGTAAATCTTATCCTTTCTATATTTCTGCATTTGTATTAGAATATTAGAAGAATTGGATGATTATGTAATGATTTTATTAAAGCTATTTTAGTTTTGTTGAGGTCAGGCCTCCTTTTCACTGGTTGTCTTTTGTGTACTATTGTTTCTCTGATAGTCCGAGTTTcctttattaataatatagtgCCAATTTTAGTTTATTGCTGAAGTGTCTTTCTTATGTGATAAAAGTGctacttttctaaaattctagTTTCTTCTCTATACTCcagttttttaatgtatttaatatttacccCAAACTTTTGCCATTCGTTCAAAGtgcataatttatatttccattaatGTAGATGTTTCAGAAAGATTATTTGCcaaaatccatttataaattAATGTAGGAGAACATTTTTAAGAGCAGAGCAGCCAGAAAGCTGTAGTCCAAACGACGTGTTTGTTTCTGATGCAGAAGATGACACCTATTCTCATGGCAACACTTACACAAATTGCAACACTATTGTGCAAATAGtccttctgaaaataaatatggaaacagttcatttttaattttattccaggACCCAAAGGAGTAATAAGTGATTGGAGAAAGTTTAAATTAGAGAGTGAAGATAGCGATTCAATCCCACCTAGCAAGAAGGAGATTCTCAGGCAAATGTCTTCTCCTCAGAGTAGAGATGACAAAGattcaaaagaaagaatcagcagGAAGGTAagataaaaaatcaataacaaataatttacaaTGTGTTTTCTAATCTACACGACTCTAAAGGATCACTTTACAAAATAGATTgattgcagcattgtttatactggcaaaaaaaaaaaaaaggaaatgtaaagaaTGCCTATCCAACTTTTCCATACTAAGAAATACATGCAGCTATGAAAAGAATTAGTTACAAATATATGAGTTGACCTAGAGGTAATTTCACAATATGAAAAAGCAGAATACAGacaattttaaattgtatgaTCCGATTCTCTAGAACAAAAAAGATACCTTTGTATATGTTCTTATGATTATGAGCCTATGAGTTTGTATATACAAAAGTACAGAAAGACACTCACCAAGTTGACAATATTGGTAATTTGAAAGGATGAGATTGGTTGGGAGAAGACAAGGAGGAAGAAGGCGAGAAAAATAAgccacaacttttaaaaaaaagatatccacaaatttttaaaaagcagcatttttatttgagttatataatatgtatgtctACATGCATAaagagatatattaaaaaatcatctcTAAAAGGTTAATGGAGATAATCTCAGAGTATTAGGGTGGTGAAATTCCATATTAATTACTTTCCTCCCTTAGCTTTTAGGTCATTTTTAAATCATCACAATTagtatgtataatttatataacaataataaaaatgataataatataagaaatcataaagtaatttttattgtgaGGAAAAATCACGTTAGTAGATTATTTATTCACAAGCTAGTGAATATGAGTTGTTGTATACAGATTTTTCAACAATGATCAGAAATATGCCTTGATCCCAGGCTTCTGACCATTGTACAAATCTGCAATTCTAAAATTTGGGGAAGGGAGAGGTTGGTTCCTTCACTGAGTCACTATATAATGTAAGACAACCAAATTTCCCCATCTGAGGAATTGTAACAAAACTCCCCCATTTGTTTTGAAGAGatgtgaagagaaaataaatgtaaaagtggTATGAAACATGTAAAATACTACACAAATGTGACACATTATAATTGTTAAAAGTTTTGTACAATGGTTAAGCTTTAGAAATGTATCTGAATGCCTAAATATCTAGATGCCTGAATATGCAAAAGAAACAAGTTCTCATATGAATGCTCAAATGCATCTTTAAATCAATATTTGTATGGTTTGGTctgtaaaattaacaaaaatatggTAGCAATTTAAGAAttatacaaaacataaaacaattcttAGATTTAAGACAAACTAAATGGGATAATAAGcttaagatagaaaaaataaataagaaaattatatgaggatattaggaaaacaaaagaaacagaaacaaaagaaagaagtaatgaAAGTATCAGATATTTATACTTAACCTGAATCACagtatcttcttttgtaaaattacaCTAATAATACCTACCCTCAGAGGTTATTTGTGATGATTAACTAACATGAAATATGTAAAGTGCCTAAGACATGGTAGATTTTCCATGAACGTTCATTTCTTGCCTTCTCAATTCTCCTCTACTTTAAAAATTGACAGTGGTTGCTATTTGACAGGTTACATGATGATAAGGCAGCAGTAGATGATCCTACTTGGGACCATCTAACTTCCGTGGCTTCGGGCTGCCCTATGTCTATCTATCACACCATGTCCCAATGCTGCCtggtgtcttttttctttgttttgtttgggggaaTGAGTGCTTAATATTCTACTGAATACAATAATAATGGAGTAGCTGTTATGAAAGTCTGTGCaggtaattttattaaaaaatggctGTTTTGGGAAATGAAACTTAggttttttctcattttggcCTAAATCAGAGAGTAACAATAACCTGGAGGGCTTGCAAAAATATGGCTTACTCAGACTCACCTTTAtaggttctgattcagtagatctggggtagtacccaaatatttgcattttcaagaAGTTCCccagtgatgctgatgctgctggtccatcAGTTAACCTCTTGGCTCATGTGATGAACTCTAAATAGTAGCAAAAGCTGTCTTGCTTGAATTCCACCctatatattctaaaaaaaaaaaaaatcattaagttttAAGATATAATCCTTTTAACAGCTTTTGTGAAGGGGACACTAATGTCCAGAGGCATTTGTGGTAGACacatttaaatgtgtgtgtgtgtgtgtgtgtgtgtgtgtgtattttcctttATGGTGAAACCCCAGAGCAGAACTTGTTGGGGTTTTATTCCCACTCAAATTAGTGCACAGTTAATTGACATATTTCTGCCTGAGACTGTGTGCATATCATGGCTCCCCTATATTCAGCAATagttatatatgcatttaatcaTGGAATAATTATTGAACTCCtgttatgtgccagacattatgGCAAATGTTAAAGCTAGAATGATGAATGAGACAAATAAAATTCCTGCCCGTGTAAAACATACCAGTTAGAAAAACTAATATTaaacaattaaacaaataaatatataacacaagGTCAGGTAGTATTTACTGCTATGAAGAAGATAAACCAGTATAAAGAATTGAGATGAGGGCTCTTTTAGATAAAGTTATCaaggaaggtgacatttgaacaaaaaGCTTCCATGAGGTGAAAGAAAGGTCACATCAGGAGTAAAGGCTAGATGGTCCAGTGGGAGAAAACAGCAAAAGCAGACTCTTTGAGTTGGGAATGGGCATGGGTGTATCTAAGGAATATAAATTTCTGACTGAATGATTTCTATCATTTCTCTCATCTGTTCTCAGATGAGCATTCAAGAATATGAACTTATCCAGCAAGGCAAAGAGGACGAAAATTGCCTTCGGAAATACCGCAGACAGTGCATGCAGGACATGCACCAGAAGCTGAGTTTTGGGCCTAGGTATGGCTTTGTGTACGAGCTGGAAACCGGGGAGCAATTCCTGGAAACGATCGAAAAGGAGCAGAAGATCACCACCATCGTTGTCCACATTTATGAAGACGGTATTAAGGGTTGTGACGCTCTAAACAGCAGTTTAACGTGCCTCGCAGCAGAATACCCTATAgtcaaattctgtaaaataaaagctTCTAATACAGGCGCTGGGGACCGCTTTTCCTCAGATGTGCTCCCCACACTGCTCATCTACAAAGGTGGGGAACTCATAAGCAATTTTATTAGTGTTACTGAACAGTTTGCTGAAGAATTTTTTGCTGGAGACGTGGAGTCTTTCCTAAATGAATATGGGTTACTACCTGAAAAAGAGGTACATGCCCTAGAGCAGCCCAACACGGATGAAGAAGATATGGAATAAAGAGTCACCATGTCAATAGCTCATATTTATCCTTTATCACTGAACGTTGATTTTGGTAGTATCCATATTCCTTTAGAAGACACCAAGTGTGGCCATGGCTGTtctaattttgagaaaaagaatgaCACTAACATTGTGTTATTAGCATTTCTTAGTGCTAGTTATTCAAATTAATATAATGCTttactacaaaaaaattatagtcTTCAGCAATATTGTTAGCAGACAAAGAGGATGTGGATAACATCTGACACTTTTCAAAAATCCCTTTCAAGTTATGTGTTAGCTTTTTTACTCCTCACCCCTTGTTACTATTATTTGggcttttcaaattatattattaattataattttatctatgtaataagaataaaatctcatgaggaaataaattttctgtttgaagtcTATTCTTTCTCAAGTATTATATTATCGAAGGCCCTAAAAACATTATAaattccaaaatacaaaaaagttataATTCAGTAAAACATCTGATATTCCAACCAAATCTATGCATAAGAAACTTA containing:
- the PDC gene encoding phosducin, encoding MEEAKSQSLEEDFEGQATHTGPKGVISDWRKFKLESEDSDSIPPSKKEILRQMSSPQSRDDKDSKERISRKMSIQEYELIQQGKEDENCLRKYRRQCMQDMHQKLSFGPRYGFVYELETGEQFLETIEKEQKITTIVVHIYEDGIKGCDALNSSLTCLAAEYPIVKFCKIKASNTGAGDRFSSDVLPTLLIYKGGELISNFISVTEQFAEEFFAGDVESFLNEYGLLPEKEVHALEQPNTDEEDME